GGTAAGGGGGATGTTATTTTTATCTCCGTACCCACTTTATCTGTCACCGCCGTGTTACAGGAAATAAAGGATTTTATTTCACCGGATGTAACTATTACCGATGGCGCCAGTGTAAAAGGCAGCGTGCAGCGTGCAGCAGAACAAGTCTTTGGCGTGATTCCTCCCCAGCTTGTTCTCGGGCACCCGATTGCTGGTTCGGAAAAGAGTGGCGTTACGGCCGCTAATCCTAACCTCTATGAAAACCATCGCGTTATCCTCACCCCATTTTCCAATACCAGCGCACAGGATTTGGCTTTGGTGTCTGCTATGTGGCAAGCCGTGGGTGCTGAAGTATTAACCATGTCGGTGGAAGAGCATGATGAAGTTCTGGGGGCGACCAGCCATCTCCCGCATGTAATTGCCTATTCACTGGTGGATACCTTGGCGCAGGATATTCATAACCCGAATATTTTTCGTTATGCCGCAGGTGGTTTTCGCGATTTTACCCGCATTGCATCCAGTGATCCGGTGATGTGGCATGACATCATGCGTGCTAATAAAGTTGCGATTTTGCAATCCATGGATTTGTTTATCGACAACCTCTCGCGTTTGCGTAGCAGCATCGAGCATGAGGATAGCGATTACTTGCTGAAAGTATTTAGCCGGGCAAAAGAAGCCCGTGATGAATTTACTGTGATGCTGGCACAGCGCCAGGTATCCACCAAAAAGGAATAGTTTGTTTTTTCACCAAACTATTGGGAATAACCTTAGAAACAATTAGTCATTAAACCTTGCGTCGCGGCTCTATATAATCACTGTTGTTTTTTAAACACTTGTGTCCATTTGCCAACGCTGAACCCAATCTGGTAACTATTGAATGTCAAACTACAACTTGACTCACCTCAAGCAGCTTGAAGCTGAAAGTATCCATATTATCCGCGAAGTAGCTGCTGAATTTGACAAGCCTGTCATGCTCTACTCGGTGGGTAAAGACTCTGCCGTCATGATGCACCTAACAATGAAGGCATTCTTTCCCGGTAAGCCACCATTTCCTATGCTGCATGTGGATACCACATGGAAATTCCGCGAAATGATTGAATTTCGCGATCAGCGCATTAAAGAATTAGGTTGGGATTTGATTGTTCATATCAACCAGGAGGGGGTTGATATGGGGGTTGGTCCATTTACCCATGGCAGTGCCAAACACACTGACATCATGAAAACCCAGGGCTTGAAGCAAGCGCTGAATAAGTATGGTTTTGATGCTGCTTTTGGCGGTGCCCGTCGCGATGAAGAGAAGTCGCGTGCGAAAGAGCGCGTTTATTCATTCCGCGACAAAAACCATCGTTGGGATCCCAAAAATCAGCGCCCTGAATTGTGGAATATCTACAACGGCCGTGTTGATAAAGGTGAAAGCATTCGTGTGTTCCCCTTATCAAACTGGACTGAGTTGGATATATGGCAGTACATCCATTTGGAAAATATCCCTATCGTGCCTCTGTATTTTGCGGCCAAGCGTCCGGTGGTAGAACGCGATGGCACTTTGATCATGGTTGATGATGATCGTATGCCCATAGGTCCAAACGACAAAGTCGAAGAAAAAATGGTGCGCTTCCGTACATTGGGCTGCTATCCATTGACGGGTGCCGTCGAATCAGAAGCGACAACACTGCCGGAAATTATCCAGGAAATGTTGCTTACAACCACCTCTGAGCGCCAAGGTCGCGTGATTGATCACGACAGCTCGGGCTCCATGGAAAAGAAAAAACAAGAAGGTTATTTCTAGTCGCGCTACTTGCTGTGCGCATAAACACTTTCTGAATTACTGAATTTTACTGATACGAAAGAGATTCCTATGAGTCATCAGTCTGAACTGATTGCACAAGATATCAACGCTTATCTTGCTCAACACGAACAAAAAGAACTGCTGCGTTTTCTCACCTGCGGCAGTGTTGATGATGGTAAAAGTACATTGATTGGCCGTTTGCTGCACGACTCCAAAATGATTTATGAAGATCAGTTGGAAGCGATTCGCTCCGATAGCGTGAAGCACGGAACCACAGGCGAAAAGATTGATTTGGCGCTCTTGGTTGATGGTTTACAAGCCGAACGTGAGCAGGGCATTACCATCGATGTGGCATACCGTTATTTTTCTACCGCGAAGCGTAAATTTATTATTGCCGACACTCCCGGCCATGAGCAGTACACGCGCAACATGGCGACAGGTGCATCCACATGCGATTTGGCAATTATATTAATTGATGCCCGCTACGGTGTTGTAACACAAACTCGTCGCCATAGTTATATTGCCTCGTTGTTGGGTATTAAGCACATTGTTGTTGCTGTAAACAAAATGGACTTATTGGGCTTTGATCAATCGGTGTTTGAAAAAATCAAACAGGACTATTTGGACTTTGCCGTTAAGTTGGGTATGAACAATGTGATGTTTGTGCCTATTTCTGCGTTGGATGGTGACAATGTGGTGAATCGCTCAGAGCGTTCGCCTTGGTACACCGGCCAGACATTGATGGAAATTTTTGAGTCAGTGCCAATTGCCGGCGATAAAAACTACACAGATTTCCGCTTTCCTGTGCAATACGTCAATCGTCCCAATCTGGATTTCCGTGGTTTTTGTGGCAATGTTGCATCGGGCGTTGTGCGTGTTGGCGATGAGGTACGAGTGCTGCCATCAGGCAAAACCAGTGTTGTAAAATCGATTGTGACTTATGACGGTGATTTGCAAGAGGCATTTACAGGTCAAGCCGTCACTTTGACCCTAACCACAGAAGTGGATGTCAGTCGCGGTGATATGCTGGTTCTGGCAAAAGATACCGTTCCTCAATCCAATCACTTGAAAGCACACATTGTGTGGATGGCTGAAAAGGCAACAAAAGCCAATTCAGAATATTTGTTCAAATTTGCCAGTAAATTAGTCAGTGGTGTGATTGAGTCAATCGATTACCGCGTTGATGTAAATACCCAAGAGCACTCCCAGGTTGAGCAGCTTCAGTTAAATGATATTGCCGTTGTTGATTTAGTGCTGACCCAGCCGGTTGTTGCAGATAAGTACACCAACAACAGGGCGACAGGTGCTTTTATTGTTATCGATCGCTTAACGAATATCACAGTAGGTGCCGGTATGGTCGTGGAGCAGTTGGAGGCTACTGAAGAGAGCACTGCGTCCTACAGTGATTTTGAACTCGAATTAAATGCGCTGATTCGCAAACACTTTCCTCATTGGGGAGCTGCTGATTTGAAAACGTTGCTATCAAAGTAATAGGGCGGATTCCTTAGTGCGTTGATTTTATTAAGCCCGCAATAGCGGGCCTTTTTATGAGATCTGGTTCCAGTTTTGAGTGTTCTATGGGCAATATCGCACATGATAATTGGATGATGTCGGCTGTTCTGCTGCCGTGATGCTATTTATCGTATCGCCGCACACTCTTGATTGGGGTGTGTTATCAATAATCTTA
The nucleotide sequence above comes from Cellvibrio sp. PSBB023. Encoded proteins:
- the cysD gene encoding sulfate adenylyltransferase subunit CysD, whose amino-acid sequence is MSNYNLTHLKQLEAESIHIIREVAAEFDKPVMLYSVGKDSAVMMHLTMKAFFPGKPPFPMLHVDTTWKFREMIEFRDQRIKELGWDLIVHINQEGVDMGVGPFTHGSAKHTDIMKTQGLKQALNKYGFDAAFGGARRDEEKSRAKERVYSFRDKNHRWDPKNQRPELWNIYNGRVDKGESIRVFPLSNWTELDIWQYIHLENIPIVPLYFAAKRPVVERDGTLIMVDDDRMPIGPNDKVEEKMVRFRTLGCYPLTGAVESEATTLPEIIQEMLLTTTSERQGRVIDHDSSGSMEKKKQEGYF
- the cysN gene encoding sulfate adenylyltransferase subunit CysN, whose protein sequence is MSHQSELIAQDINAYLAQHEQKELLRFLTCGSVDDGKSTLIGRLLHDSKMIYEDQLEAIRSDSVKHGTTGEKIDLALLVDGLQAEREQGITIDVAYRYFSTAKRKFIIADTPGHEQYTRNMATGASTCDLAIILIDARYGVVTQTRRHSYIASLLGIKHIVVAVNKMDLLGFDQSVFEKIKQDYLDFAVKLGMNNVMFVPISALDGDNVVNRSERSPWYTGQTLMEIFESVPIAGDKNYTDFRFPVQYVNRPNLDFRGFCGNVASGVVRVGDEVRVLPSGKTSVVKSIVTYDGDLQEAFTGQAVTLTLTTEVDVSRGDMLVLAKDTVPQSNHLKAHIVWMAEKATKANSEYLFKFASKLVSGVIESIDYRVDVNTQEHSQVEQLQLNDIAVVDLVLTQPVVADKYTNNRATGAFIVIDRLTNITVGAGMVVEQLEATEESTASYSDFELELNALIRKHFPHWGAADLKTLLSK
- a CDS encoding prephenate dehydrogenase/arogenate dehydrogenase family protein yields the protein MSQPLINKFVVVGIGLIGGSLATGLTQRGACAEVIGIARKPETCDEAVARGVVARAYTSLRDVASELGKGDVIFISVPTLSVTAVLQEIKDFISPDVTITDGASVKGSVQRAAEQVFGVIPPQLVLGHPIAGSEKSGVTAANPNLYENHRVILTPFSNTSAQDLALVSAMWQAVGAEVLTMSVEEHDEVLGATSHLPHVIAYSLVDTLAQDIHNPNIFRYAAGGFRDFTRIASSDPVMWHDIMRANKVAILQSMDLFIDNLSRLRSSIEHEDSDYLLKVFSRAKEARDEFTVMLAQRQVSTKKE